A genomic stretch from Arachis stenosperma cultivar V10309 chromosome 3, arast.V10309.gnm1.PFL2, whole genome shotgun sequence includes:
- the LOC130970424 gene encoding uncharacterized protein LOC130970424, producing MGSLSCLSRPMEDDFLSNYAIVAVFCPTKPTTDNKDIVPNSMELFNPSTNTWSHVTSIPGLIEGQILKAFSMVSLGDSVYIIGGLVCHKERVHVSDDSAELVDVGIHVSPNVLRYNITTNQWFHCAPLGMPRYDFACTICNNRIYVAGGKSKLASAHGISSAEVYDPSLDTWTPLPSMHILRYKCVGVTWQGKVYIIGGFTMPSLVERSSAEVYDTLAKKWDLVAGMWQLDVPPNQIVAVNDSLFSSGDCLNAWKGHVEAYDGKLWNEVEGSQKPSLSTLETNYENWPHSQRSYLTMAPIGTQLFFLAGYKTGNDYDEIERSMSLVHLFDTTRGAWRSLEPVELEGEKELCSHCCVVQLS from the coding sequence ATGGGTTCCCTCTCATGTTTGTCAAGGCCAATGGAGGATGATTTTCTTTCCAATTATGCAATAGTTGCTGTGTTTTGTCCTACAAAACCAACAACTGACAATAAAGATATTGTTCCTAACTCAATGGAGCTCTTTAATCCATCCACCAACACATGGAGCCATGTGACCTCAATTCCAGGACTAATTGAAGGCCAAATCTTGAAAGCCTTTTCCATGGTCTCCTTAGGGGACTCTGTTTACATAATTGGTGGCCTAGTTTGCCACAAAGAAAGGGTTCATGTGTCTGATGACTCAGCTGAATTGGTTGATGTGGGTATCCATGTTTCACCAAATGTCCTGCGTTACAACATAACAACCAATCAATGGTTCCATTGCGCGCCACTTGGCAtgccaaggtatgattttgcCTGCACCATTTGCAATAACAGAATCTACGTGGCAGGGGGGAAATCCAAGCTGGCGAGCGCACACGGGATCTCGTCGGCTGAGGTGTATGATCCTAGTCTTGACACATGGACACCTTTGCCTAGTATGCATATTTTGAGATATAAATGTGTAGGGGTGACATGGCAAGGAAAAGTATATATTATTGGAGGGTTCACAATGCCTAGCCTAGTGGAGCGTAGCTCTGCTGAGGTGTACGACACGCTGGCAAAAAAGTGGGACCTCGTGGCAGGGATGTGGCAGTTGGATGTGCCTCCTAATCAAATCGTGGCGGTTAATGACTCCCTTTTTAGCTCAGGGGATTGCTTGAATGCATGGAAGGGACATGTTGAGGCCTATGATGGGAAGCTTTGGAATGAAGTTGAAGGGTCACAGAAACCAAGCCTTTCCACATTGGAGACCAACTATGAGAATTGGCCTCATAGCCAAAGATCATACCTAACTATGGCCCCAATAGGGACTCAATTATTTTTCTTGGCAGGGTACAAGACAGGTAATGATTATGATGAGATAGAAAGATCAATGTCCCTTGTCCACTTGTTTGATACAACAAGGGGTGCATGGAGGAGCCTTGAGCCTGTGGAATTGGAGGGTGAGAAAGAGCTCTGTAGTCATTGTTGTGTTGTGCAACTATCATAa